The window GCGATCCCAAAATCCCGCGCCTAAAAAAGGAAGGCTATTGCAAAAAGGATTCTAGTTTAAATAAACGTATATAATTTGTAGACAAAACGTGTTTAGGCCGGGTAATTAAGTAAACATggacatttttggtaataaagtttcatatagtgtataggaatgaaaaaatcccaatgtgaaaatagcacgggctagtcagTTTTTGGACTGGTAATCGATAAATAGCCAACAATTACAAAGTTATTAGAAATAGCCACTATAGCGGAgataaaatctggacaaaaataccctagCTAAAACACGGAAAAGTTAtaacataatatgttggattatgaagctcatgcgtataaactttcaatatattatgttggaactccaacacattgTCCTGGAATCTCATATCTAAGAAATTCGAACtacaacatattatgctggattcTTTTCGGATTTAAGGgcatttttgttttaattttatctgTACATgaaaaagtgattatatttcgaTAACtcttgaaactgtggctattttcaATTACCAATTGTATATCagactatttctgattttttttcaaataaaattgtAATGTCGAAGacgaagtgtgtgtgtgtatatatatatatatatatatatatatatatatatatatatatatatattacacatATATACAAAAAAGATATATTTTGTGTGCCATTATTTTTGGAACAACTAATAATATACATCGACTTAAAATGTCATATTCATagcctgtttgaccaagcttttttttgggcaaaaaattgagatgtttggccaagcttttagatggaaaaagtgcttttgaggagaagtagAAGTAGTTtttgaaaagtagaaaaaatagcttatctccaaaagcacttttctgagaagtacttttgagaaaaatacacttagaagcatctttcaaaagtttggccaaacattaATTATTGCTctaaagtattttttaaattaattagccaaacacaaaatgttttttaccaaaaatacttttttgaaaagtaattttgagaaaaatactttttaaaataagctgattttagatgATTGGGCAAACAGGCTATCAGTCCAACTTGTCAATTTGTTGTTCTCGTATTTTACACACACatgcacacacaaaaaaaaaaaaaaaaaaaagaagaaggaaagagaGGAATGGATGATAATTTCGTAAAAAACTGAGATCTCCTTAATCGAGAGGGCTTAGCTGGAAATCCTAAAACCCGTCTAAAACCCTAACTTCCAAACCTCCAAATACAATTATTTCCTCTAACTATAGCAAATTGGGGTACCAAAAACAACAAATTGAAGAATGGACGCAATAGCAGCAGCTGAAGAGAGGATAGTTTCAGAAAGATTAAGGCAAAAACTCAACGACGTCAACACAGCTGCCCAAACCCAACTCGCTGGCATTCAAGACCATGTTAATTTCACCCTTCAGGTTCTGCAATATAATTTGTACCAGGGGGGCCCAACAGTGTTTGGGGGCCTaaaagccaaacttaaatgatgGACCCTAATTTTTTCGgtattaaaaaattcatttgtTACCATCGGGCCGCCCCTGATTTGTACATATACACACACAATTGAGTTGACTCATTTGTTAAATATTGTATGTTAAtctgttctctttttttttttctccaatGGGAATGTGCAGCAAGCTTACTACAAATGTGCTTACGAATGCTTTGATAGGAGAAAGAGGCAAGAGGAAATAGGGCACTGTGTGGAGCATTGTAGTGTTCATGTGCACAATGCTCAGAATCTTGTTCAGAATGAAATGGCCAAGTTTCAGGTAAAGTTTATTTCTTTATTCTTGCTGTCTTAATTTCAGCTCATACCTAAACAATGAAAAGTGCTGCTTGTTACTATGTTGTTTTTGGGCTTTAGTAGGTCATACTTGTCGTTCCGTTATCAAAAATACCAAGGTGGAAAAGGGATATAATTGTGTAGTAGCGCTTTGTGTGAAAATTATTCTTCTTGGTGTAAATTTTTATGGAGGAAATAGTTTTCAGTAGaaaagattttatcttgggaaatcatttttgaatttttcgttaGGTATAACATCGGTGATTTGTGATGTTAAGGATAGGCAGTGAGAATAGTATGTCGGTGATATTGTTTAGTATTAAAGATTGAGAAAATGTCCATATGACGGTTTAAGAAAGTGAGATGAAGtaaaagttgtaatatttgagggGCTCCTGCTTCTAAGAGAAGAAAGTTGTTTCCCCCCTTTTTCAGGACCTTCCCTTTCCTTTGACTAACGGGTCCTCAAATCTTTATGATTTCGTGCCGAACCTGGTCTCCATCTTCGAACTTCTCGTTCGATGAGACCCCAGGTCTCGCTTTTTTCCGTTTTCTAGGTCACGCCTTATGAAGGCTGCATTAATGATAAAGATCTCTAGGGAAACCGCTAAAAAAAGATTGAACATGTGGGAGGATCCGAACGAATTCTGCTTTCATTTCCCCCGTATGGAGCACTGAGTTACTTACGTTACGGTCTTCAGCAGGCAGGTTGGTAAACATATTTTCCTAATAAATTATTTCCTAGTAAGAGTCTTGAAAATGATGTCATCATGGGGTATATTTTCCATCCTACCAAACTCAACCCTATGAAGAAGATAGATTTATTTTATGTTCATTCATGCCTAGCCATTATTTTTCCATCATACAAACTCAACATGTTGTTGCCCCTCTGGAGTAGACTATTAGTTTATGTTCATTCATGCCTAGACATTTTTTGGGGTTTATTTACTGCAACTTAGAGATGAAATATCCTCAAGCTAGTTGTGACCACATTCTTTGTTTTTGTGCGTTGCTTAAAGTAATTTTGTCATCATAGTGGAAATGCTTTAGAAGTGTACGAATGCCACGTTGGGGGATGCACAGATTGTTAGAGGAAAAAGCTTAAAAGTTGGCTAAGGAGGGGAATTATTTTTGCTTGGTATTCTGTTCAGTGTTTAGATGACGGCCAGGGCCTAGAATTGTGCTTTCTTTATATTTGGAATGATTTATTTAGGTTGTCATTGCGGTTGATTTAATTTTGGCTAAAAGCTTTTTAGAACAGAGAAGAAGCCGGGAGCTGAAAAAATGAttatagaaggaaagaaaagaatggGAAGGAATGAAGTAGATGGATGGTCATTAGAGACAAAGGAGGGACAGTCTAGTGACTAAGCTCCTCCACCTCTAGCCATAAGATTGAGGATTCGAGTCACCAGGGCGTAAAGTGGGAAGGGCCACATTTAGGCTCCTATATAGGGGGTGAAGTTTACCATATAAAACAAAAGGTAGATGGATGGTCATGGCGTTGGAATCTTGCCTTACAGTTTACATATAGGGTTGGTCTTATAGGATAGAGCGATATTCAGTTCtcttcttccccttttcttttttagGTGGACTTGTCTGTTTGTTTTGACGTGTGCTTGGGCTCGTATGAAGAATTGAAGCTGGTGTTATGTCCCTACTGCATTTGTAAAAGAGTGCTTAGATTCATCTTAGATTCAGCTGTGCGTGTAGTAAATAATGTTCTTCTTCTACTTATCTAAAGTTAAAATAAACAAAAGatggaagaaagaagaaatcaaGCAGCTAGCTTCTGGTTTCTTtttcctaaggggggagggtgaGTTTCCCGCCTCCCATGATGGACTTCAGTGTTATGTTAAATCTGAACTCTGCATTTCTGTGTGAAGGTGTAGTTGGTCTTTTTTCATCAATTACTCAGTGAATTATTTGAAGAATTTACTCATAAACTGAAGCTTTGGCTTGTGCTTCTTTGAATTTTCCATTCAGAAGCTCATGCTATCATTTACTCCCTATTGGTGGAGTGGGATGCTCCTTCCCTAGTGCTCATGCACATGTTTTGGTATGTAGAAGTAATAATACGACGAGTGCAAGATGGTGGTCTCGCGGGCTCGTAATGATGTAACCTTTAATGTTTACAAGGTTATTGATGCTATTCTCTACCTTCTCTATACCAAGGAAATACCAAGTTGGTCATATTAAATGATTGGTTGAATAGGTACGTCGCATACGGCGTATCCAATATAACTAGAAAATCTTCTAAAAGCGGGGGTTAGAGTGGGTGGGGAACCTGAATTAGTTAAAAAGTTCACTGatttaattgaaaggtttatatTCTTCTTCTCTTGTCAACTGTTAAATTGCCCGAAGAGAGTTTCTGCTATGAAGTTTGAAGATAAAGATTCCAGAGTAAAATTAGCTCTGAGGATTAAAATCAATTCATTCTCATCCgatgattttgatgttcttgtaagATTAAGGGGCTGCTGAAGCTTGTGAATGCCACTATCGTACTTGCATGACTAGTTTGAGTTGAATGGCTAACTTGTCTACATTTCGTTTCTGAGTTGGATGACTGAATAGATGGTCCAGTCCTAGTTTTGGATTCTCTCATCATTTATTTTTCAGATTAACTTTCCTGCCTTGGGCTAGACATCTTTTCTCCCCTCCCCCTGTTTCCTTCCATCCTACACTAAAGCTGAGACCTGGGGTGGGAGGTGGGTGGGGGGTTTGTTACTTGCTGTATAATCTGAATTTGTTGTTTTCTTTAGTTCACTGAAGAAGTTGTGATATTTGGAGACAGATTTGGAGCCATTACAAAAACTAGCATCCCATAATAAAGTAATAGGTGATACCAATTAGTTCAGAATATGCTTTAGTCATGTTAGTATGTTTACTTTAAGGTTCATGCTTTGTAGGAGTCTTTTAGTCCTACAAAATATTTATGTGCTCTACTGCTCTCtggtatttttatatttatttttactttgtattattttGGCATGAGATAAGCTTAAAGGAGCACCATTGTTAGTGAGGATTCATATTGTCGAACCCAACTATTTGGTCGAGCATTTATTAAGTGTTCCTGAATGAAATTTTTTGTGTAACAGGAAAGAATGAACAGGTCTCTAATGGTCTGCCAAGACAAGTATGAGACAGCCAAACTTCAGAAGAACAGAAGTGATGCAACAAAGGATTTGGAATCATGTGTTGACCAGTCGGTTCATGATAGCATCAACACATTGCCACATCTGGTTGCAAGATTAAAAGGTTCTCTTGGCATCAACAATTAAAATATTGTGGCATCACCATGCAGTTGAAGATATTGTTGGGGTGGGGGGTTGAATTCTGAATTATTAGTTTTCAGAAATGGTATTCTGAGATGAAAAACTATCAATATTATTCAATTTTGCAGACTATAACATGGAGTGTTTCTCCATTTGATTCTATGACTTGAAAAATGACTTGCCAAAATGTGATACTCATTTCTGAGACAAATCCTTTGGGCCGTTTAGTAGGTGGAATTAGCCCTCCTAATCAGAGCGTTAAAATTTAACGTGCATTTTCTAGGCTTGTTATATCCAGATTAAACTATAGATCATGTTTCTCTTCAAAACTGAGGCAATCTTATTTAATCTTTGTTATTCTTGTGTGTCAATTGCGTCAAGTGTTTTCATTTATTTGTATTAATTACACTCTAAGCCCAGTCAAATTAGCTCGCATAAAATGAGAAAATTAAAAAGATAATATTTGATCTTATTTTGATGCAGTTTTTTAATAATTTGATCCCCAAATATACGAGCAATGACTTAACACGACTTGCTTTTGAAAGATGAATTTCAGAATTTGTTTATACCTACTCACTAGTCACATCTGAGCGTATTATGAAATGCAGAGAACTGAACACtaaaatgaataaaaattatgTAACACCATTAATCTATTTTTTTTAGGATGACAAAATCCTGAGAACTAGTGGTTGTTTAAAACTCGTTGGATAGTGGACTTCTCTCTATCATTGACTTGTCTCTCTATCATTTTTCACTTAAATATCAGGATGCAAAAGAGTTCGAACTCATAGCATGCCTTAAACAACATGTGCACATCACATGTTCACTCTTAGTACTAGGATACCAAAGCCCTGGGGCATTCATTAGTCCATTTGTTGTTAACTGTTctgaaagaaaacaacatattAAAGGACAAAAGAGCTGTACGACAGAGCTAGGTTCAGTTACAAAAACACAATATTGCTACTTCAGACTGCCTACTTCTCTTGCATTTAACATATTGCTATGTCGAATGTAATTAACCAGGGCCATTGCTACACAAAAATTGGGTTCAAATCCCCCTCGGTTCCCAttccaaagaaaagaaaattggtaTCCTTATGATAGGGAAATAAAATATACATGCTGAATGTAGTCTGAAGATGACGAAATTTGAGACAGAAAATTTATCTCAACGTGAAAGCTTAAAAAGAAATACAGTGTCTTGATATCTTTACAGCAAAGTATATATATTCGGAAAGCATGAGAAACAGGAGAAGTTATTCAACAAGCATGACGTCCTGTTTTACTGTTTTACAATCATCCAACACTTCTTCCTAATTGCTTAATTACCTTCATATGGGACACAATCAGGGCTTGGGTGCCAAATTTGCTTCAGACTCACTGTTGTGTTTTGCCTCTTCAAACTTATCAATGGCTACCTGAAGTTCATCTGAGCCTCCAACAGCTCTCATAGTATAGTAATACACACCAAAAACAAATGCTGACAAACCTCCGGCCATAACCAGGTTCTTAGTCTTGGGGGCAAGGGTGCCGTATCCTGGAAATCCAGCCATCTTCTCAGAAGGAATTAACCTACACTTGTTTTTTTGCTTTCCCCCCTGCAATAAGATGCAGAAAAGCGCTGACATGGGAATGTTTGAAAATTCAAGATATCTGGTGAGATAAAAATAGAAATCACGTCCATGACAAATGTGAGGAAGGCTTCCTTCATTCTCCTTTCTTGGTTTATGAACCACGTTATAAGTAAATTGCATAATTAAAGAATCAAGCTGACCTCAGAAGTCATAGACTATTGTATTCAAGTAAGCAAGccctttttgtttaaaaatataaaaatgaaaatttcatgACATACCCTTCCCTCCGCTTCAACACCTATGTAGCTATCACAAATGAAAACAATTTGGCACTCTTAAAATTTTAATAACTAAGCCAAGGTCTAAAAAAACTAAACTTGAACTCAAGCTGGAGGTAACTCCAATGGGACATAGTAATTTACTGTGTTTTCTCTATAACATTTGTCCACTCGATGTTTTCCTCCATACTTGGAGCACAAATTCATACGTAAGATGCCCAGCTGGATCACTAATTCGTCGATGGACAACTTCTAGAAAGGATCTCCCTCGAAAGGAATAATGCTTATATCAACATATGCAAAGATGTTCCAATAATACATGACAACTGCcatcaaataattaaaaatcaaggGAGAGAACAGATTGTGTAGTCTCTCTTTTATCCATCAGCAGGTATCGACCTTCAATTCCTCCTCATCAGATACCCAAAGGAAATCATGAGCCACAAAGAAACACACAAATAAATAGCTCGGGCAAGTACTTGCCTTAATTAACATTTTTTATCTATAAAATACACAAGCACTTCCGATCTCTAGTTAGGTATTGCAACCGAACCTTAGTCTAGCTTATAGGCAACAATATCGATTCACAATCAAAGTATCGCATTAATACTAAGATAATTCAATGTTAAGTAAACAAAAACCAATCATAGATTACCCCATatctaatttttcttttctccatAATTTCGATTAAGATTTTACATAGCACAAGCAGCTTGtaactaaaaaggaaaaaatatacaagaaaaaaGATAAGTGAATAGTATCTCGTTATTAAGGGAACAGACGATTTCAATGAAAGAagcaaaattaaattaaataaaaaaagaaaataaatgagaaattGGAGATGAACCTGGAAATCTTGATGAAGAATTTACCTCAAGATTGTCTAAAACCCTAAAAATGTTCAACTATTTTGGCAGTAGACATAAACCTCTTCCCTTGTGGGCCGGGTCAACTGGGCCGGTCTTGCCATGTATCAATCCGATCCACGTGTTATTGACAGAGCGTGGCCAATTTTGTGGCCTTGTATTCACAAGTTGGCCATTTCTTTTTTCCAAATTAGATTCCAAGTGGCCACATTCAAAAGTAGACCAGAGGTTATCTATGTTGTTGGATCTAGCTAAAAAGATGACCTCAATAGTTGATCCATTTTATGCATTCTTATATTTAATAACAAAGTAACTTTAAAATGCCTACTAgatgatttataaccacacaaatatatataatttgttgaaaaattaacccaaataaccgCCCATCTAATCTCTTAAACTATAAATAGCCGGCGGATGTATAGTATATATACAGTtcatgtataatatatgcataactatgtataatcaatgtatatcgGCTAGAAAAATAAACATTGAATCTGAAGCTATTTGTATAACAGTCCCTGTcaaaagtttttatttatttcttaaacCCTGTCTCCAATCAAACATTATCACATAAATTAGGACGAAGGGAGTATAAATTTTCCACAAGATGAGACTTTTTATTTGGTTTAGCTAGAGTTTCATGTATTCGCCTTTTAGTGATTTAGCAGACTGAAGACACTACAATAAATTTGACCTAAAATCATACTATTAATTTTAGATAACGCTTGGAAAATATTGGCAAAAGTACTTGTGACAACGTTTTTAAAGGGTGGACTTTGTTGAGAGCTTCCGACtattgagttttttttttctcctGGCTAGAGTTAATAATTACAATCCATTTGAAATTATTTGTTGATTATTGATAATCTCGGGTATTTATCATGCTTACCGGTCATCTTATCATTTGATATTATTTGTTAATTATTCAACATAGCAATTAAAGTTTGTCATTGCTTGTTGCTCAGGCGCGGAGGTCCAGCTTTTCCTGCATCCACCACAACAGATGAGGCACCTTCTCTCGCGGTCAGTGCAGCATTGGCACGCAACGCACCACCTCAACCATGCCCCTATTCAATCCTCCTCTCTGATTCTTTCGGAAAAATGACACTGAATAgtcgctgtaaaaataatagtcgaaaaaatgtataaaacttgtatattttttttgtgtatatatacattttgtatgctatatacaaaaattatacaaattttatacactttttcgactagcagatgtaaatagtttctggcgcgggctaaaagtTATAATACCCATTCTTTTGTTGTCCTCTTTTACGTCCACTAGTCTTCTCATCACCACGAGGGCTTTTTCTCCACCACTTTGGATAACCTATAAGTTGAAAATAATTTTTGGGTACATGCCATATGTGATATGCGCTTGCAATAAGAGCACACCGTGTTTTTATTACGACTTATGTAGGGAGATATGCCTTGTACAACAAAGGTCATTGCTTTACCCCACTCGTCTATGCCTCAAGCCATCGTAGCTCGTCTTGCACTAGCTTCGAGTAAATTCTGTTTAGTGTCGGCACAAGGGTCTTGAGTGAGCAAGTTTGATCTCACTGTCCCATATATGATCTCGTCCAATCCCACGAGGAAAAGATGCACCTTCTTATCttccttcttctccaaaataacaccaagattGCAAGTGCACTTGCCCCACGTACAAGTCGGAATCTGATCGAAGTTCGTAAGTTCTTCCGACAATTTTGTTAGTTTTTCATAATAATTAACTATGACCATGCCCTTCTGTTTACAATCCACAAGTTCAGCCTTCAATTGTTGTATCCTTGAACCATTAGAGACCGCAAAATGCTCTCTAATACTCGCCCATAGGTCTTCGGCCACCTCAATATGAGGTATGGTCAAACGCAAAGTGGGTTCAATTGTGTTTGGAATTCTAAACACAAACAACGAGTTGATGATCCCGCCAATCTTCAAGATCTGGATACTGTTCATTAGGTCTCTTGATCGCCCCGTCTATAAAATCAAACTTCTTCCTTGCCCTCCAGACTGTCCTCGTGAACCTAGCTCATTCATCAGAATTTATTGAATATGTGTTATCAGTATCTCAGGATTATCATTATATGTTATATCATATGGAGAGATCTTCTTCCTTTGTCATTGCCGCTATCTTTTTCATAATCTCTGACCATCTTTATATTAATCGCGCTCTGATATCATGCCAAAATTTAGACCAAGTGTCGGACAGAGAAAAAGGGATTGATGTCAAGGATATATACAAGTTGTCCAACCCTAAGGAGTcttaaaaatatgataaaagtaAATATGATAAGACTTAACGCAAGAGATCCTAATATAATACAAACGTTAAATTTACCATATTTACAAATATTACACGCCTAATAATATCCTAGACCTCAAATTACGAATGTTCTACTAGACCAGAGGTTATCTATGTTGTTGGATCTAGTCAAATAAGATTGACCTCATAGTTGATCCATTTTCATTTGCAAGTCCAATTGCTAAGAAGAAATTTGGGCCAATGCCTAGTGTTGACTGTTGCGTACCTAGTCTTTACTAAGTACGAGTATAATTTTTCTACAAGATCAAACTTTTGATTTGGTTTAGCTAGAGTTTCATGTATGCGGCTTTCAGTGATTTAGCACAGATTGAAGACACCACAACAAATTTGGCCTAAAGCCACATTAATATTTTAGAAGACGCTTGAAAAATATTGCCAAAAGTACTTGTGACAACGTTTTTTCAAAGGATGGACTTTGTTGAGAGCTTCTAtctagttagttttttttttctctggGCTCGATTTGATAATTTCAATCCATGTATAGGTTCTTGCACTTTATTATCTCTTCGAGATTATCAATTCTCATTTTAGTTACTTGAAAAAAATATACTTactctattttaatttatatgaatctatttcttttttagtGTATACTAATAATATTTGCACCGGAGCTattggttttgttatttgctcAACTGAGGGGACTCCAATTGATTTCAAGCATCCTGTCAACAAATCTGATGGGGACATCATCTCTACAAAATCTGAATCACCTTTGAAGTAGTATAACCCAGAggtatcttcttcttttttttcagtaAGATTTTAAATCTTCtttttgttgaggttttattttaagatgtaatattcttaaaatgagggtgaatgggaaatggagggaaaataaaattttaagtaaaattttaagtttccccttcTTAACAATgaaacattgtcccatattggaagtggaagacatttttggtgggtatatatataattgctcttcttgtagctcttaaagagttaagaagaaagcaagcctcgcgccgtcgtcgtcgctcgctcgctcggctacggctacggctacggctacggctacggctacggctacggatttggatttggatttggatttggtcaaatgattgattgattaattttttggaccaaatttatttgttaatagtaaacattaacgtaagattatccgtatttgtaaacggatattttccaatccgtgtattgataatttggcagccggataatggtcttcccaccatgaagtgcttgctccacaaatatgaagtgcttgctccacaaatatgtaatgcttgatccaccatgaagggtggacgtttggtcttgcactccttcttggctgctatatatatgagcagcaaatgttgaagaaagataccaaaaactcaacatacaattcgctcaacaaattggctatacattgcattccttcctctcagaactttcatacgtttttctgagtatatactccttcgttctgcattgtttttaacttcaaacaaagcaactgtaagtgtgatttgctaccgaactttgtgttcgccgaaacactggggtttgaagtaccgctacaccagtgtgttattcgttctatcctgggaggaaataatccattaccttgggtactaggaggggattaaattccttaaggaaacactgtgaattcagtgggctcgaatttattataattgtttcattacgttaacttatattttgcagaattaatatttacaaatacagcaatattgaccgggaataacactTTTATCATAGAGCTAGTTATATATGGTCTTCTAATATATATTTTTCTCGGCTTGCATTAGGGTCTAGAAGAGGTACTTTACTCTAGCTTTATAGTCCATCTCTAAATGTTTATTTAGTACTCAAGACTGCTTCCATGGCTCGAACCCGAGACCTATAGGTCACTAGAGGCGGAGCTAGAATTTCAAGCTTATAGGTTCAACATTCTATAccttttaagttactgggttctaaattattaatttataacTAATTAATGAGTTTTTCAAGACAAACACAGGAATTGAAAACTACTGGATTCACCGAACCCGGAGCCACAATGCTGGCTCCGCTCCTGTAGGTAGGgatgtcaat is drawn from Nicotiana tabacum cultivar K326 chromosome 22, ASM71507v2, whole genome shotgun sequence and contains these coding sequences:
- the LOC107774636 gene encoding uncharacterized protein LOC107774636, whose translation is MDAIAAAEERIVSERLRQKLNDVNTAAQTQLAGIQDHVNFTLQQAYYKCAYECFDRRKRQEEIGHCVEHCSVHVHNAQNLVQNEMAKFQERMNRSLMVCQDKYETAKLQKNRSDATKDLESCVDQSVHDSINTLPHLVARLKGSLGINN